The Acanthochromis polyacanthus isolate Apoly-LR-REF ecotype Palm Island chromosome 16, KAUST_Apoly_ChrSc, whole genome shotgun sequence genome segment aaaaatacacatatttgcATCTACAAAGACGTGTTTATGGCTGGAATTAGCCATTAAGGGCTGATTTATGTCTGTATGGAGTGGCTTCTGATGCGACCGTGGATGAGGTTCCCACACAAGTCTACGCTCTCATTTCTAAAAAATCGAgttcatttttcttgctttgcttTACTCCCACTGATGTACTCCCCATCATTCATGCTCACTGCGTTTTCAAATTGAAAACATACACTTTGTTATTCAATCCGAGCTCAGTCTCCTGTTTCTGCAGTTTCTATTATTGCAGCGACTCTTTCTTCAGATTCTATGAGCTCCTTTATTTCCTCTGGTTTCATCTAGGAGACGATAGCCAACGAGCAGGCCGTCAGGTTGAACCAATCTCCACCACATCACTCCTCCACGCCTCCCTCCTCGCTCTGCTCcatcatttccatttatttcctCCATGCAAACATGCCTCCCTTCCTGTCTGTCCTTCTGCTGCCTCCATCACTGGCCTCCAGCTCTTTGTGTGAATTCCTGGAGGAGCAATGGAGGCTCTGTTGTGGTATAATCATTCTCTGCACATCCAGCCACTGACTGCCAATTACTTAAGAGCAATGAACCGCACACTGTGGCGTCTGCCTCCACATGCTGCTGGATGTCGGCGAGCTCACGGCTAAAACCGCCAATAAACAACTTGTGAGACGCAAACAATAGCAACGTTCAAGGTCACAAGCGTAATTAATCCCAATAAAGCTGCACAAATGCAATCTTGTTAATTATATTCAGAAAATAATCCCACCATTCACTTTTCACACAATAAattaataatactaataatgaattaaactttaaacattttttcaagatattaaaaggaaaaaatggttcaaatctaatttacaaaaataatttaataattcaATACTCTGCTAACCTTGCTAACTACTGGCCAGATTGAAATTATCTGGTAATACAGTTACGCTAACCTAGCTAATCACAGGTTAGTTACAAACCAGGTGATAGTACAGTATGCTCACATACGGTACCTTACAACAAGCTAGTTTTAAATAATTCTTTAAGACAAATATGCTAACCTGGTCATCCACTGGCtagtttcagtttttatctGGAGATACAGTTATGCTAACCTAGCTACCCACTGGTTAACTTTAAAATAGGGGACAGTACAATGCTGCtgacatattttaaaactaGCTAGTTTCAGATTATTCAGTAAGACGATTATGCTAACATAGCTAACCCCAGActagtttcagttttttatcGGCTAAAACAACGCAATGCTAACCTAGCTACCCACTGGTTAGCATAAAACTAACTTATAACATATGTTGCCATtgataaataacattttattaaGTTTCAGGTGATGTTTGCTTATTTTTAGAAAGATATATCCTTTACTACAAACAGGTAATGTGCTAGCAAGCTAATGATGCTAGTTCAGTTAGCTACAGAACAGTATTTGATAGTAATGTAGATATTAACTAAGTTATGTGTTAAATAGCTCGTGTGGCATAATAGATCTGAATTGAgttatgtgtgtatttgttattAACGTTACTGTGAAgttaattttcaaaacattgttttctaGAAAATTAGCATCAAGGACTGCTCTGTGATAAATAATTACCATAATGGTAAATCTAAAATGAATTGAATGTAtttatgcattaaaaaaaacagtgttttagCTGACATAAGGCCATGAAGatactgaaaatattcatattgaATGACTGAATTATAGATTTAGCATACAGGCTACATAATAGGAGGTGTAATACGACGGTTAGCGGTGTGGACCGACACGTTTGCTGTTTGTTCACTCCACTCTGAGGGCATTCAGCCGACTGTCATCCAGCCTCATTACAAACCTGTCGGCTGCCTCAGGTGTGTGTGGCTTCAAACAGCAGACAGCATCTCATATTGACTGAGTTAGAGAGCGTTCGCTGTTCAAACAGGACACATCCTGGAGAAAAACAAGCGTGAATCAACAGACGGCTTGGAGGACACCCTCTACATCAACAATGGCTGCACCGCGACAGACTCACAGTGAATATTATCACTCAGGTGTAAatttatttcttacatttttgcaCTGTAAATTTATTGCTGAAGCATTAATAAAGAATGATCTTAATATGGATGTAAACGGTGCCCCATCCATCCTTCCTGGTGGTGTACTGATGTTTTAAAAACCACGTGGGttattccagaactggaggacaatgtttgaaaaataaaccagttttctgctccatattgatcaataatataGGTAATAACTTTCTCAACTTgttattccatgtttctgtgttgttgctaaccttactctaatccatgctaatgtgatctttttctcagcagtagaagctagatatttagctagctgttactgctgaccaagaggacaaactgactgatggaaaacagtccaaagaatgagtctgatcctgataatataaggtagagtgagacatttaaTCAAGACTGACGAtgggatgaaaagatggaaaatagaagagaggacacagctttgatctacacattctttaggaacactgtttgatgatgctgaGGACAAAAATgcgacacaaagcgacaaacgagacacaaaataacaaaaactagacatgaaacaaaagaagtgagacacaaaacaacaaaacaagacagaaatggaaaaaacaagGCGTAAAGCGACAAATCaagacataaaagacaaaaacaagacacaaaatgagacaaaacaagaaaaatgagacacaaaacgggaaaaagagacataaaacgagaagaacaagacacaaaacgacaaaaacgacacaaaatgttaaatatgagacagaaattgacaaaaacaagacataaaacaacaaatcaagacacaaagacaaaaaggagacacaaaacgagaaaaacgagaccaaaaatgtcaaaaacgacacacgaaatgacaaaaacgagacacgaaatgacataaacaagacaaaatgaaaaaatgagacaaagtgacaaaaacgagacaaaatgacaaaaacacaaagtgacaaaagcaaaacacaaaatgagaaaaacgagacacaaaatgacaaaaataagacagaaattgacaaaaacaagttaTAAAGCGacaaatcaagacacaaaaatgagaaaatcgtgacacaagatgaaaaaaaattggatgggtgggacgtaaaatgtcctccagttctggaatgacccacatgTAGCGTTTTCAGACGTTCTGATTCGACTTCACCGAAGCAGGAAATGAATCAAAGCCCCTTTGACTCGGCCCGGCACGCTGACTGACACCTGTGTGGACCAGCTGGCTGCTCAGATCAATGCTCGAGTGTGTCTGAGCCACGCTCCACACACAGAGGGGGACCCTGTTCAGGCGCCGCAGCCCAGGAAGCTGAGCCCATCCTGGGGAAGAAAGCAGCCTGTGTGCCCTGGATGTGGCTGTGCACAAAGACACCTTCCTCTGTCGCGTCGCTGCAGGTGAAAATCATTCTTAGTGGGTCAGCTCAGTCGCAGCTCTTAAAACGACACACTCAGCAGCGTCGTGCCAACACACCTCTAAAAGAATGAAACCACGGTGACGGCAGAGCAGCATAAATCCATGCTTCTGCAGCTACAATatgagaaatgagacacaaaatgagaaaaatgagacacaaaacgagaaaaataagacataaaatggcaaaaacgagacacaaaatgagaaaatgagaaacaaaatgagaaaaatgagacccaatgagaaaaatgagccaaaactgagaaaaatgagacacaaactgagaaaaacaaGGCATAAAACGAgacacgagacacaaaatgacacaaacaagacacaaaatgagaagaacgagacacaaaatgacaacaacgagacacaaaactagactagaaaaatttgacaaaatgagaaaaatgagacacaaaacgaaaaaatgagacacaaaatggaaaaacgagacacaacatgacaaaaacgagacacaaaatgagaaaaacaagacaaattgacaaaaatgaaaaacaacatgacaaaagtgacacaaaatgagaaaaatgacactcaGCAGCATTGTGCCAACACACctctaaaacaataaaacctcAGTGTGACGGCAGCGCAGCATAAATCCATGCTTCTGCAGCTGCAATATGAGAAACGTGATTCTGGTTTTATTGCAATAAGGAGCGCatcgtgtgcatgtgtgagtgttaCACAACGCTTTGTGTCTTGGCAGGTGAACGGCGTGCGACTGCTGGGAAGCAGCCAGATGTCATAGAAACTGCAGTTTAGTCGGACTTTGTCACTTCAGCAAAGAAAGCTTCGTCTTTCTGTGTTCAGCAAGAGCAGCACAACCACACACTAAGCAGTCTCTATAATTAGTCCACACTGCAgtgaatgaacacaaacagccaGACCTGCCCCACTTACCCTATAGGAGGACGCAAAACTGCACTAATGTTCAAACATCCGACCAGCCGATCACTTCTGTTCTTATCAGGAGATTTAAAGCTGAGAACAAACACACCCAGCAGGCTTCAAACAGGAGGTCATCCTCAGAATACAACGACAGCGAACACACCTCCGAGCAATAACCCTTAAATGTCATTATTCCAAACTGTATTTCCTCTCAATAACTGCAGTACTTATTGAGAGTATTTTCTCTTTTGgagaaccaaaaacaaacacttcagacggacaacaacaaaattcaggcctcaaagtagaaactcagtgcAACCAAACTGAGTCCAGCTGTGATTTCCAATCAATctaactgcatgaacatggttctaaaatgagcAGCAGAACTTCTTCAGTTGTGGACCTATGGACtgggtctgtctgtctgcatcacggctccacatggagaagaactgaacagaggaagatggaaaaaaatccaagaagaTCAACTAAAAACCAGTGAAGCACAGtaaggtctagaaggagtcatagttccactaatcaggaggtctagaaggagtcatagttccactaatcagagctcctaaaatgactccacagacagtaaactactttctccatccagctgtaaaaacagacttcagctgcttcagacttggttcaggggttctccatggaaaccagagttagtgtgaagctcagacagtgtgaaggaaccttcagaacatcaacctctatggacagaggaccagaactaaacctggctgctgctcagaactaaacttccagatgaaagtttgctgaagaacatgagaagaagcctgatggatgctggagaaCATGCTTTGGTCAGATGGAGATAAATGagttcagatggagtccagatgtttggtgagaacctgaccaggactaccacagtggatggatggtcctgacagtgaaacacggaggtattttgtgtgtttttaggcaTCAATTTGCATCTCTTCATGACtttttttgcatcactttgtggttgtttgtttcatgtttctgcAGACTAGGCCTGCATCATGAATATCTGAGGATAGACCAGAATACTGTCTGACCAGATGAGTCCCAGTCTACTTTCTCTGAATAAATCAGAGCAAATATTCTGCTCTTCCTGTAGAATCGTGGCAGCTTTAAGGGTTTTTCCACTCCTGCTCTATTTCAACATCTATGGGTGTAAATTTACCTTCTAGACAACAATAGTGAGGGAAGCTACCACAGACTCTCACTGGGCCTCCTCTGGGAGTTCCAGAAATATCATATCGATCCAGTCGTTGTTCCCCTTCAGTCATTTTCTGAGTATACTTCTGGGGATAGGTGTGTCTTAGTTATTAGCATCGCTCTTGGGTTTGAGCAATTTCTCCAAAATGCTAAATtaaaactgctcagaaacaTAATTACAGCATCTGTTATGACACCGTGCATCCAGGATGTCTGAGATTGGTCGATTACTTTCTGGATTCACTGATTCAAATCTGAATATGTGACGTTTTGCTGATAAGTAAACAGGATATCTTTGTGTTTTGGGCTTACAATTGGACAAAGAAAGCCACATAAAGACATCATTGTTGGGTTTGGGAACTCGTAATGGACGTTTCCCCCCACATTTCCTTCCATCAGTTATCAGAGAAAACCATCAACAGATAAACCtaaaatccaaaataagttCCAGCTACCAGAAGGGCTGCAGCTAAAGATTATTTCCATTGTCAAATAATCTGAGGATTACTCTTTAAACAAATTGTTTGggctctaaaatgtcagaaaacagtgaaaaatatgGACCAGTGTCTCCCAAAggtgaaaaatattctgttttatccaaagatattcagtttaccgttataaaggaggaaagaaagtagaaaatattcatatttaagaagctgaaatcacataatttagacttttcttggttaaaaaaattacacaaatattatcaaaatagcttgtaattaatttaaagtttcagaacTAGTTTTGAACAAGTCTTGAAACTACAGAGGACCTATGTTTGCTCCTTGTGGTTCTCCTAAGACTCTTTTATTCACCCAACCTGTAACCGAGGctgattttacagcttttaacgTTTAGTTCTTGTAATGGTctcaaaaatgtaagaaaattgtgaaaaatgtggatcagtgtttcccaaagatGACAAATGTCCTGTTTAATCCAAAGGTCTTCAGTTTACAGTCATAAAGCAGGAacgaaatcagaaaatattcccatttaagaagaaaaaaatcacagaatttagacttaAAAATGATCAGAATAGCTGGTGAGTTATTTAAACTAACACGAgaactaattaattaattgttgCACCTCTAAATAACTGAAAAGTAGTGGATTTTTAGGAGACAGTGAAAATGTTAATCAGTATGAAGATCTTCAGTTTGtcataaaagatgaaaaaatacagaaaatattcacatttaggaaGCTAAAATCAttgaatttgaacagttttggtTAAATAATTACTTAGAAGTGACTTTTTTGACCAATATCatgttaattaaaataaaagacatgttaaaaaaaacaaaacattatatCATAGAAATAAAGCCCTGCTTTATATACTGGAGTTAGCTCCTCtattaatgaataaaatgactcaCATTAATTCAATAATCATCAGAATAGTTGGAAATGATTTCATTAATCATTAGAGCTCCATCTGAGAGAGTCACTGTCAGTGTTTTATGGAGATTTGGTCACTGaaaattttatttctctttagaTTTTAGCATTAAGAAAGATAGAAagtagaaaatattcacatttaggaagctgaaatcactgaatttagacagtttttggtttaaaaatattcagaaaggCTAAAAATATGGAGGATTAACATATAAAttaacaactaattgattaaatATTGCAGTTGCAGTGATTTTGATTGTAaatatcatgtttttttgtaaataaaatacataaaagtagTCTCCTATGGCAGCACCATTACATCatataacaaacaaacaaagcccTGCTCTCTATATGGACTTTAGctgctttatttattaataaaatgagtcaaattaaTTCAATAATTATCAGAATACTTGGAATTATTTAATTAATCACTAAAGCTCCATCTGAGAGTCTGTCAGTGTGTTAAATGGATTTAATTAGACGTAAGTTAGGTTTGTGGCTATTTTAAATCCTAAATAGAGGGTTTCCGGGGGTTCTTTGTGGATCTGCGGAGTGAAACGAGACAAAAGGCTCCGGTGGCTCCCGGTCCTCGGTCCGGTAGGAGGAAACAGCTGCTCTGCGGTAACGAATCCTGGATCCTCTGATTAAAGCAGAACATCTGACTTACCTTCAGCCAGCAGGTGAAAATAAAACCATCCTGTGAATATAAATCCAGTTCTGTTTCCTGCTGTCCGTTCAAACTAACATATCCGGTGTTCGGGTTTACCTGTTGCGGTTTGACGGCGGCGCTGATCCACATCCAGCCCGACTCTGAGGCTCCGGCAGCGGGAGGAACCGATCCGGTAACCGGGGCGGTGCAGCTGGAGATGGGCGTCTCCAGCCCTGGAGCTCCTGGAAAGCTAAACCACGAAAGCACGGACGGCACATCCgggtgttaaaaaaataaaagcaccaagACGGAAGTCAAGTGAGCGACACTTatacaaaacatttatattaaaatatactGAAAACTAGTGtttccagtaaaaatgaaatatgattGATAGAATTAATTAACCTGACAAGTTTGAAGATTAGGCTCTGGACTCCTCAGTGTTACATATAAGGAATTAAACTCctacaaaaatgattcaaagcACTACTTTAGTTAATTGTAATCCACAATAAAACCTGTTGGAATTATTAATTACAGAAATTAAACTTAAATGTTTGACCCCAGAGTACTATTAGTTATAGTAATTAGCCTGAAAAGTTTAACTCTAAGGTTAACACCCTCCTTATTTATGGAGATTaacctgactaatttaaatattaaagctaaaaacccacagtattttttaatctatgcaaatattttaattaaatatggaAGCCAaaactttattatcatttatggagattaatctaatttaaatgTAAAGGCTAAGGCCCcacaatatttttgtttctgtaatttttgtagTATTAATAATTATAGATTACCCTAATTTAAACATAAGGCTAAGACTCTGCAATATGAGACTCTACAATTCTAgtaatttcagtcatttttgagtctttctggacacattttaggtcattttggatctTAGTGAGTCCTGTAGACATATTCTGAATTGTTTTAGACCATTTCTGAGCCTGGCTCATGTATTGCAGGAATTCCTCTGAGAAGCTGCTCTAATCTGCAATTAACTACATTTCTGAGGTCTGCAGCGCCTCCTATAGTCCAGTTTCAGTATTACAACTTAACAGCTCCATCCTCACTGACCTTGATATCAGTTTAAGTGGTGTTTAAAAACTCTTAAAGCACCAGTGAGACAACATTAAAGCCACAAAACAAACGGAGACGAGATGCTTTCAGAAGTTTATATAAAACGTAGTGTAACAGTGAGGAGCAATACAGCAGTCAGTACTTCAAATACTGATAAATATCATCTTTATCAGGTTACAGAAGAGTCAACAGTGTCAATGTGGTTTCTTCTTTTTGaagaataaaatgacaaaatatatgaaaatcttcaaaattaagacacaaaaacatcctAATGACTTCAACTGAGATAAAAAGAAACAGTAAGAAAAATTACATAACAggttttaagaacatttacagacCAGAATCCTTCAAACGTCTGAAATCTGAATTCGATGAATTTTAACCATCATTTCAGATTCAATAAAGTTGAAGTTTTACtcaaaaataaccagaaaaaagATGAACATTAAAACCAACTGATAATATTTCGTAAACTTTTCAGCACCTGATGCATGTTTGGTTTAAACTCTTTCGGTCCGTCACGGCTCCTGTTTGACTTCAGTCTCAGAGGCTGAATCGACTCCttcctgctgctcttctttgACCGGGGTGTCCTGACCGATGGTGACCATGGTGTATCCCAGAGAAGCTGCTAGCTGCAGCAGCTCAACGCCTCCGGAGTTTGGAGGAACCATCCTAGAACCTTCTGGAGCTGGTGGTGCAGGTGGGACGTAACACTGGACGTCCTCATCTTCGGTTTTTATCTCATGATCAGGTTCCTGCTCAGTGTTTGACTCAGTTTTGACGTTGTTCTCCTCCATCATTTCTGCATAACATGGATCAAACTCCTCCTCTTTGATCTGCAGGTTTCCATATATTTGACCGTTGTCTGTCTGCGATGCTGTTCCAGGTTCAGTTTGAGTCACTGCATCTTCACCACCAAACCAGGACTCGTCTTTAATCTGGACGTCATTGAGAACAAAAACCCGAGTGACGTCTGAAAAGCATAAAACTTGCTGGACTTGGTTGGCTTCGTTGGCTTTCCTCTGAGCTTCTTCCAGAGAGAAGCTCCTGTTCTGCTGTATTTGGGTGAAGCTTCTCGACGTGTTCTTGTACGCAAATGGTAACTTGAAGACTCCGTTTCCTCCCCGACGCCTTCGACTCTTCGGATCTTTGATCATGGCCTTGACTTTAGTCGCGATGTCGTTGGCAAACTGCCAGCGCCGGTAATCCTGCGAGCTCAGATCAAAGTTGTAGTTGAGGATCTCGTACAGAGTGCTCTGGAAGTGTCGCGATCCTTTCCTGAATATGAAGCTGTGGATCTCCATCATTACGTTTCTGGTCAGGTGTCTCAAGTGCAGTTTCTTCttgtctgctgtttgtttcgTCATGTCGAGGTCAAGGCCGATTTCCCTGCAGAGGGGATAACGGCGTTTGTTTCTCTCCTCGATTTGCTTCAACCTCTCTGCGTTTGCTTTCTCGCTTTCCAACGTCGCTCTTTCCTTCTTTGTTTGCATCTCCAGCTGTCTCTTCCTGAACATTTCTTTCCTATCAGTCATCTCCACGACGGGAAGCACTTTGGGTTTAGTCGTCCGTGGAGTGTATTTCGGTGGCTGAAGGACTTCGTCGAACCAGGCGAGCTCTCCGCCTGAGGCCGCCACTCTGCTGAACCACTCGTAGGGTTTCAACGACAGGCTCTCCAGGTCCACGTTAAAGTTGTGCTCGACTATCTCATTGACgactctgttttttgttccccTGAGTTTTTTGCAGAAGCTATAAACTTCGCTCATCACCGCCCACGTCAAGACATCTGGGTTGAGTTTTTGCTTCGGGTGGTTTTTGTCCACACACAGACTGAGTCCTACTTCCCTGCAGTTATGGTAAGACGTCAGTAATGTCGCCTCTGCTGCTCGGAAAGTTGATTCCATCGCAGAATTTTGTGCATCAGCAGAGAGGTTGGTTTGTCGTTTATAGTTTCTGTCTCGATAGCAGCTGGGGCAGTACACAGTCTCCTCCTCCATGCAGCTGGAATCAGGGAGTTCAAAAGGCATCTTCTTGTGAGGGACGCTGACTCGTTTTGCGTTCATCATCACAACTTGCCTCCTCAGGTGCACTGCGAAGGCGCTACGATGCAACTCGCCGCTCAGATGTAGACTGAAGTTATAATCCACTATGTCTGTTATGAAATCTTTGATGGCCAACTGCAGCGCTTCAGCAAAAACGTTCAGTTCCACCATGACACCGTTGGTCAGCAGCTTTGGATCGAGGTTTTGTTTGCGTCCAGATCCCACGTAGAAATTGATGCCTAATTTTTTACATCTGGAGAAAGAATAAAGCGGACAACGTTCTCCGTGAGGCACTGAGAGGATCTGCTGGATTCGATCGGTCCGTAACCTCCACAGCAGCgagtttgggtcatttttttgtttaacgcCGGTGGAACTGCTCATattttgaactgtttttgtCTGGACAGAACCATAACTGCACGGTTTTGAATCAAggctgttctgctgctgcatcttCATGAGCACTGAGTGATCTTTTCTTCTGGGCTTTGTTTTCGTGTAGGTTATACTGGTCGCTAGATTTCTTTGCACGACTAAAGCAGGAATATATGCGAGAATCTTTCTGAAAAGCTCAGAATCTGTAGTTTCCAAGTCGAAATCAAAGTTGTGCCTGAGGATGTCAAGACAAATCTGCTCAAATGTTCCACACAGCTGGTTTGCAAAGTCCACAACCTCGATCATTGCTCCTTTCGTCAGTTTGCTGACTTGAAGTTTGGGATTTGGTCGACTGGAGTTCACATGTAGATTCAAACCAATGGCCTTGCAGAAGGGATACAGTTCCACACTGCTCTGGGAATCAGGTTTAGATGCAGAGTCAGGTTCAGATTCCACCTTTGAATCCGGTTTCGACTCAGAATCAGGTTCAGTTCTGGTTTGGTAATCTGGAGTGTCTTCATGGTCCTTCATCCCTGACATGCTGCTGAGTTCAGAATGGACGCTGTTCATGCTGTGATTCACCGTAACCCCTGATGACACTGAAACAGGAAGTCCGAAAACCTCAAATCTAATGGCATCCTTGCAGTTTTTCAGCCGTCTCAGTCTTTTCATGACTTCACATCCAAACGCATATTTCTGGTGTTTGCTCTGCAGGTTCAAGTCAAAGTTGTTCTCCAGAATCTCCACGATGAATTCCCTTTGAGACGAACTCATCGCTAAGGCAAATCCTGTGATTTTGTAGAGGAGAGAGTTCGTCAAATTCTCGCCGTTGAAGTTCCGTCTGGGTCCGAGTCCTGCGTTGAACTCCAGATCAACCTTCTTACGCATGAAGACCGGGGAGAAGTCTTTTTCAATCAGGGCCAGGATTTCTTTCATACGGTTCGAACGCAGCCTCCACATCTCACCCTCTGGTCTCAGCTCATATTCGGTCAGTACATTTGTTGGTATTTCCATCGGCACTTCACCTCCCTGCAGATGGCTTTGATCGGGTTGACTCGTTGGGTTCGTTTGTGTGCTTACAGTCGGTGAACCTTCAGCGATAGATTCTGCTTCTTCAGAGATGTGAGAACTCGTTGGGATTTCTAAAAGATCCTCATTTTCGCTTTTCTCTGAATCTGACAGTTCGTCTCCTTCCACAGGACACATGTAGTGTTCTTCGCCCTCCTCTGCCGGACACCCTTTCAACCTCTTGCTTGCCCTTAAATGCAATTCCATTTGCCtttttctgcatgtttcctTCTTCTGACTTGCCTGCATTTTGGATAAATCTTGACGGTTAGTGGCTGCTGCAGGATCTCTGTGGCTGCACGGCTGAATGACGAACACCTCGTTGAACCAAGACAGACTTGCGTTGAGCGCTGCGATTCTGGAGAACTGCGTCGAAGGATTGATGTCTTTGTTCTGCATGTCTATGTTGAAATTGTGCTCGAGGACGTCGTTCACGATCTTGTGTTTGGTTCCGGATAACTTTCTGGCAAAAATGTACACCTCCATCATCACCTTGCACGTCAGCAGATCCGGGTTGAGTTTATATTTTCGCCGCCGTCTCTCCAAACACAGGCGTAAACCGATTCTCCTGCTGTTGTTGTATTTGCTCATTAACTTCTCCTCTGCTGGATTCGTTGTGGGTTGTTGAGTTGCAGAAACTGTGTCGGTCACAACAAGCGGATGCACAGATCGGTCAGAATCGGCCGGATAACGCTTATATTTTCTATCTTGATAACATTTGGGGCAGGACGGACTCTCTTCCTCTATGAATCTGGGGTCTGGAAGGTGATAAGTCATGTTCTGTCTCGGGACGGTGGATCTGGCTGATTTCAGCAACAGAATTTCTCTGAGGAGTCGCTCTGCATAGGCGCTGCGATGAAGCTCGCCTTTGAAACGCAGGTGGAAGTTGTACTCGATTATCTCTGCCATGAAATGTTTCGTGGCCAACTGCAGCGCCGCGGCGAAGGCGTTGACTTCCACCATGACACCGTTGGTCAGCAGCTTTGGATCAAGGTTTTGTTTGAGTCCAGACGCGACATTAAAGTTTATGCCTAATTTCTTACATCTGGGGAAAGAATAAAGCGGACAACGTTCTCCATGAGGTACCGAGACAATCTGGTGAATACGATTGGTCCGCAGCCTCCACAGCAGGaagtttgggtcattttgttgttCAATGTCTGTAGAACTGCTCACATTTTGAACCGTGTTTGAACCGGAACTGCAGGGTTCTAGATCAGGGATGCTCTTGTAATCCAGCCTCATG includes the following:
- the LOC110969636 gene encoding uncharacterized protein LOC110969636, giving the protein MDNGNTSGPMDRKRMTANTVWQWRIMHVKKYSRNPEPFHYSNTMGLDFNVGIATNKKLDLQVVTNGVILEICDFAKTVKKSRRHFATSILENNYDLGLENEQQRIYFTNQLLHKLKDLRRKPPTNEVFPLFETYPNPECKKNRRQVEMRVVEVEDDSDPEDMFICSQLPSQEVMEEMDEPLPVNMEDTKPEPAEKPKPDVLPFRFPCCEAIGLSFDTELKQILDPGLLTKAAMWELVDFTIVLTASYRSIILAILDHNFNLELKSQQGKDQVCFLVSQLLKRRKQLYSTGIKISSKFQNEPFSFQSNPLKRAHGTNEFEEVAKRKMLDFKSDVSWQQGDKIHKHVLTNGPNKWDVDQEEMVTESNMWRLRVKRVRQILLELDMEYCPFFRPKKIDLEFNIGFRPERYLSAEFLTNSVLYKVARFALAMSSSQREFVVDILENNFNLGLQSKRQKFTFGCKVMSKVRRLKNCEDAIRFSREVFELPLSALLVNPVKQSKSSSKIKTKELEAASTNAPDSHAQSKPGSGSTPNSGSAPDSGYTPDSGSKPDAHATSNLDSGSKPVLQTETEPASGSKSDSNAETEADSIWKPDSQAESEPDSGVKPYLRTKSEPDSESEPDLESEPHSHSSVELYPFCREIGLNLHEIHNRSISILDINRLTNGAMMEVADFAEQLCGTFEQISLDVLRHNFDLNLKSVDSELFRKILAHIPVVIMERNLATCVNHAKFRPKRNDESVLMRLDYKSIPDLEPCSSGSNTVQNVSSSTDIEQQNDPNFLLWRLRTNRIHQIVSVPHGERCPLYSFPRCKKLGINFNVASGLKQNLDPKLLTNGVMVEVNAFAAALQLATKHFMAEIIEYNFHLRFKGELHRSAYAERLLREILLLKSARSTVPRQNMTYHLPDPRFIEEESPSCPKCYQDRKYKRYPADSDRSVHPLVVTDTVSATQQPTTNPAEEKLMSKYNNSRRIGLRLCLERRRRKYKLNPDLLTCKVMMEVYIFARKLSGTKHKIVNDVLEHNFNIDMQNKDINPSTQFSRIAALNASLSWFNEVFVIQPCSHRDPAAATNRQDLSKMQASQKKETCRKRQMELHLRASKRLKGCPAEEGEEHYMCPVEGDELSDSEKSENEDLLEIPTSSHISEEAESIAEGSPTVSTQTNPTSQPDQSHLQGGEVPMEIPTNVLTEYELRPEGEMWRLRSNRMKEILALIEKDFSPVFMRKKVDLEFNAGLGPRRNFNGENLTNSLLYKITGFALAMSSSQREFIVEILENNFDLNLQSKHQKYAFGCEVMKRLRRLKNCKDAIRFEVFGLPVSVSSGVTVNHSMNSVHSELSSMSGMKDHEDTPDYQTRTEPDSESKPDSKVESEPDSASKPDSQSSVELYPFCKAIGLNLHVNSSRPNPKLQVSKLTKGAMIEVVDFANQLCGTFEQICLDILRHNFDFDLETTDSELFRKILAYIPALVVQRNLATSITYTKTKPRRKDHSVLMKMQQQNSLDSKPCSYGSVQTKTVQNMSSSTGVKQKNDPNSLLWRLRTDRIQQILSVPHGERCPLYSFSRCKKLGINFYVGSGRKQNLDPKLLTNGVMVELNVFAEALQLAIKDFITDIVDYNFSLHLSGELHRSAFAVHLRRQVVMMNAKRVSVPHKKMPFELPDSSCMEEETVYCPSCYRDRNYKRQTNLSADAQNSAMESTFRAAEATLLTSYHNCREVGLSLCVDKNHPKQKLNPDVLTWAVMSEVYSFCKKLRGTKNRVVNEIVEHNFNVDLESLSLKPYEWFSRVAASGGELAWFDEVLQPPKYTPRTTKPKVLPVVEMTDRKEMFRKRQLEMQTKKERATLESEKANAERLKQIEERNKRRYPLCREIGLDLDMTKQTADKKKLHLRHLTRNVMMEIHSFIFRKGSRHFQSTLYEILNYNFDLSSQDYRRWQFANDIATKVKAMIKDPKSRRRRGGNGVFKLPFAYKNTSRSFTQIQQNRSFSLEEAQRKANEANQVQQVLCFSDVTRVFVLNDVQIKDESWFGGEDAVTQTEPGTASQTDNGQIYGNLQIKEEEFDPCYAEMMEENNVKTESNTEQEPDHEIKTEDEDVQCYVPPAPPAPEGSRMVPPNSGGVELLQLAASLGYTMVTIGQDTPVKEEQQEGVDSASETEVKQEP